In Planctomycetota bacterium, a genomic segment contains:
- a CDS encoding PspC domain-containing protein: MSVPSPQNPLTRSTREQMIGGVCAGIARWLGWDPTLVRVLYVVVSLFSVAFPGIIVYLVLWVVMPQDDHGLR, encoded by the coding sequence GTGTCCGTCCCCTCGCCTCAGAATCCGCTGACTCGGTCGACTCGCGAGCAGATGATCGGGGGCGTCTGTGCCGGGATCGCGCGGTGGCTCGGATGGGATCCGACGCTGGTCCGGGTCCTCTATGTGGTGGTGTCGCTCTTTTCGGTCGCGTTTCCGGGGATCATCGTCTACCTGGTCCTTTGGGTGGTGATGCCTCAGGACGATCACGGGTTGCGTTGA